One window of Trifolium pratense cultivar HEN17-A07 linkage group LG5, ARS_RC_1.1, whole genome shotgun sequence genomic DNA carries:
- the LOC123884447 gene encoding ABC transporter A family member 7-like isoform X2 translates to MVLNPSSFWTQANALFRKSLTFQKRNVKTNVRLILFPLILCVLLALLQHFIDTQLNTPDFKCGCVCPNQRETCDDSEKLCGIQYSDETQATFCKIPNPPEWPPLLQLQYVYCKENQSCPFNMLFTAENRSFAQIVSDNMFPSALTVNSSDIMASLASNVLGSESSAGTDSFLDSGFTSALPVYYLQTQCPQNNSGFSFPYQIEGINFEQDIRCGQGINFWRNSSDDINNELYQIYERNNSEGRINEIFSAVDFLNSNDDVFDVTVWYMPTSIWAENKLSRVPRSVNLVVLTSLVYEKQHKLRIMMKMHGLGDGPYWMITYGYFLVLSVIYMLCFVIFGSVLGLKFFTMNDYRIQFVFYFIYINLQISLAFMLSSVFSNVKTATVSAYIGVFGTGLLGGFLFDYFLQDSSFPRKWIICMELYPGFALYRGLWEFAQSAITGNDSGTDGMRWPDLSDSTNGMKEVLIIMFVEWTVFLFVAYYIDQVLSTGSGKSPLFFLKRFQKKHLSSFKKLSIQRQGSKVLAHTGKPDVIQEREKVEQLLLEPTINHAIVCDDLKKFYPGRDGNPGKFAVKELFLAVPRGECFGMLGPNGAGKTSFISMMIGLTKPTSGAAYVQGLDIRSHMDAIYTSMGVCPQHDLLWESLTGREHLLFYGRLKNLKGSALTQAVEESLKNLNLFHGGVADKKAGKYSGGMKRRLSVAISLIGDPKVVYMDEPSTGLDPASRKCLWNVIRLAKRDRAIILTTHSMEEAEALCDRLGIFVDGSLQCIGNPKELKGRYGGTYVFTMTTSSDHEKDVENMVRQLTPNANKIYHLSGTQKFELPKEDVKIANVFQAVEVAKRNFTVFAWGLADTTLEDVFIKVARHAQAFETLS, encoded by the exons ATGGTACTAAATCCTTCCAGCTTCTGGACTCAAGCAAACGCGCTTTTCAGAAAGAGCTTAACCTTCCAG AAACGGAACGTGAAGACCAACGTTCGACTAATTCTATTCCCATTGATTCTTTGCGTTTTATTGGCTCTTCTTCAACATTTCATCGATACTCAATTGAATACACCTGACTTCAAATGCGGTTGCGTATGTCCCAATCAGAGAGAAACCTGTGATGATTCAGAGAAGCTTTGTGGGATTCAATATTCCGATGAAACTCAAGCTACTTTCTGTAAAATCCCTAATCCACCTGAATGGCCTCCTCTCTTGCAACTTCAATACGTGTACTGCAAGGAAAACCAGTCTTGTCCTTTTAACATGCTTTTTACAGCGGAAAATCGGTCCTTTGCACAGA TTGTGTCTGACAATATGTTCCCAAGTGCACTCACTGTGAATTCCTCTGATATCATGGCTAGTTTGGCATCAAATGTGCTG GGATCTGAATCATCGGCTGGGACCGACAGTTTTCTTGATTCTGGTTTCACTTCGGCTCTTCCAGTTTATTATCTACAAACTCAGTGCCCTCAGAACAACTCTGGATTCTCATTTCCCTACCAGATAGAAGGCATAAATTTCGAGCAAG ACATCAGATGTGGTCAGGGTATAAACTTTTGGCGTAACAGTTCTGATGATATCAACAATGAGTTATATCAAATTTATGAAAGAAATAACTCCGAAGGAAGGATCAATGAGATATTTTCAG CTGTTGATTTTCTAAATTCAAATGACGATGTATTTGATGTCACTGTATGGTACATGCCAACCAGCATCTGGGCTGAAAATAAATTGTCGAGAGTTCCTCGTTCTGTAAATCTG GTTGTTCTGACATCACTGGTTTATGAGAAGCAACACAAATTAAGAATCATGATGAAGATGCACGGTCTTGGTGATGGGCCATATTGGATGATTACATATGGTTATTTTCTTGTATTATCAGTGATCTACATGTTGTGCTTTGTGATATTCGGCTCAGTCTTGG GATTAAAATTCTTCACCATGAATGACTACAGGATCCAATTCGTGTTTTATTTCATCTATATAAACTTACAAATATCACTGGCATTTATGTTGTCTTCTGTTTTTTCAAATGTTAAGACTGCTACAG TAAGCGCATATATTGGCGTCTTTGGAACCGGGCTATTAGGCGGATTTCTTTTCGACTATTTTCTTCAAGATTCATCATTTCCAA GAAAATGGATCATTTGTATGGAGTTGTATCCCGGGTTTGCTTTATATCGTGGATTATGGGAGTTTGCACAGTCTGCCATCACAGGCAATGATTCGGGGACTGATGGTATGCGGTGGCCGGATCTGAGCGATAGTACAAATGGAATGAAAGAGGTCTTAATTATCATGTTTGTTGAGTGGACAGTATTTCTTTTTGTTGCTTATTACATCGACCAAGTATTATCGACAGGAAGTGGAAAAAGTCCTCTTTTCTTCTTAAAAAGATTTCAGAAAAAACATCTTTCATCATTCAAGAAGCTAAGTATTCAAAGGCAGGGGTCAAAAGTTTTGGCTCACACGGGGAAACCTGATGTCATCCAAGAG AGGGAGAAGGTGGAGCAGCTTCTACTTGAGCCAACCATTAACCATGCAATTGTTTGCGATGACCTAAAAAAATTCTATCCAGGAAGAGATGGAAATCCAGGGAAATTTGCTGTGAAAGAATTGTTCCTTGCTGTGCCTCGAGGGGAATGCTTCGGTATGCTTGGTCCTAATGGGGCTGGGAAGACTTCTTTTATCAGCATG ATGATTGGTCTTACAAAGCCAACATCAGGTGCGGCATATGTTCAAGGCCTGGACATAAGAAGTCATATGGATGCAATATATACTAGCATGGGTGTATGCCCACAGCATGA CTTGCTGTGGGAAAGCTTGACAGGTAGAGAGCACCTACTTTTTTATGGAAGACTTAAAAATCTTAAGGGTTCAGCCTTGACTCAA GCAGTAGAAGAATCTTTGAAGAATTTAAACCTTTTCCATGGAGGGGTTGCTGATAAAAAAGCTGGAAAATACAGTGGAGGGATGAAGAGGAGGCTCAGTGTTGCAATTTCATTGATTGGGGACCCCaaa GTTGTTTATATGGATGAGCCAAGTACTGGATTAGACCCTGCTTCAAGGAAATGCCTATGGAATGTTATCAGGCTTGCAAAACGGGATCGTGCAATCATTCTTACCA CACATTCTATGGAAGAGGCAGAGGCGCTATGTGATCGATTAGGAATTTTTGTAGATGGTAGTTTGCAATGCATAGGAAATCCAAAGGAG CTGAAAGGCAGATATGGAGGAACCTATGTGTTCACAATGACAACATCTTCAGATCACGAGAAGGATGTGGAGAACATGGTACGACAGCTCACCCCAAATGCCAACAAGATATACCATCTCTCAGGCACCCAGAAATTTGAGCTGCCAAAAGAGGATGTTAAAATAGCGAATGTATTCCAAGCTGTTGAAGTTGCAAAAAGAAACTTCACTGTTTTTGCATGGGGTTTAGCTG
- the LOC123884447 gene encoding ABC transporter A family member 7-like isoform X1 encodes MVLNPSSFWTQANALFRKSLTFQKRNVKTNVRLILFPLILCVLLALLQHFIDTQLNTPDFKCGCVCPNQRETCDDSEKLCGIQYSDETQATFCKIPNPPEWPPLLQLQYVYCKENQSCPFNMLFTAENRSFAQIVSDNMFPSALTVNSSDIMASLASNVLGSESSAGTDSFLDSGFTSALPVYYLQTQCPQNNSGFSFPYQIEGINFEQDIRCGQGINFWRNSSDDINNELYQIYERNNSEGRINEIFSAVDFLNSNDDVFDVTVWYMPTSIWAENKLSRVPRSVNLISNAYLQFLHGPGTKMLFEFVKEMPKSETAYRLEIASLLGGLFFTWVILQLFPVVLTSLVYEKQHKLRIMMKMHGLGDGPYWMITYGYFLVLSVIYMLCFVIFGSVLGLKFFTMNDYRIQFVFYFIYINLQISLAFMLSSVFSNVKTATVSAYIGVFGTGLLGGFLFDYFLQDSSFPRKWIICMELYPGFALYRGLWEFAQSAITGNDSGTDGMRWPDLSDSTNGMKEVLIIMFVEWTVFLFVAYYIDQVLSTGSGKSPLFFLKRFQKKHLSSFKKLSIQRQGSKVLAHTGKPDVIQEREKVEQLLLEPTINHAIVCDDLKKFYPGRDGNPGKFAVKELFLAVPRGECFGMLGPNGAGKTSFISMMIGLTKPTSGAAYVQGLDIRSHMDAIYTSMGVCPQHDLLWESLTGREHLLFYGRLKNLKGSALTQAVEESLKNLNLFHGGVADKKAGKYSGGMKRRLSVAISLIGDPKVVYMDEPSTGLDPASRKCLWNVIRLAKRDRAIILTTHSMEEAEALCDRLGIFVDGSLQCIGNPKELKGRYGGTYVFTMTTSSDHEKDVENMVRQLTPNANKIYHLSGTQKFELPKEDVKIANVFQAVEVAKRNFTVFAWGLADTTLEDVFIKVARHAQAFETLS; translated from the exons ATGGTACTAAATCCTTCCAGCTTCTGGACTCAAGCAAACGCGCTTTTCAGAAAGAGCTTAACCTTCCAG AAACGGAACGTGAAGACCAACGTTCGACTAATTCTATTCCCATTGATTCTTTGCGTTTTATTGGCTCTTCTTCAACATTTCATCGATACTCAATTGAATACACCTGACTTCAAATGCGGTTGCGTATGTCCCAATCAGAGAGAAACCTGTGATGATTCAGAGAAGCTTTGTGGGATTCAATATTCCGATGAAACTCAAGCTACTTTCTGTAAAATCCCTAATCCACCTGAATGGCCTCCTCTCTTGCAACTTCAATACGTGTACTGCAAGGAAAACCAGTCTTGTCCTTTTAACATGCTTTTTACAGCGGAAAATCGGTCCTTTGCACAGA TTGTGTCTGACAATATGTTCCCAAGTGCACTCACTGTGAATTCCTCTGATATCATGGCTAGTTTGGCATCAAATGTGCTG GGATCTGAATCATCGGCTGGGACCGACAGTTTTCTTGATTCTGGTTTCACTTCGGCTCTTCCAGTTTATTATCTACAAACTCAGTGCCCTCAGAACAACTCTGGATTCTCATTTCCCTACCAGATAGAAGGCATAAATTTCGAGCAAG ACATCAGATGTGGTCAGGGTATAAACTTTTGGCGTAACAGTTCTGATGATATCAACAATGAGTTATATCAAATTTATGAAAGAAATAACTCCGAAGGAAGGATCAATGAGATATTTTCAG CTGTTGATTTTCTAAATTCAAATGACGATGTATTTGATGTCACTGTATGGTACATGCCAACCAGCATCTGGGCTGAAAATAAATTGTCGAGAGTTCCTCGTTCTGTAAATCTG ATATCAAATGCCTACTTGCAGTTTCTGCATGGACCTGGTACCAAAATGTTATTTGAGTTTGTAAAGGAAATGCCAAAATCTGAGACTGCGTATAGGCTCGAGATAGCTTCTCTCCTGGGCGGTCTGTTCTTTACATGGGTCATCCTTCAACTCTTTCCG GTTGTTCTGACATCACTGGTTTATGAGAAGCAACACAAATTAAGAATCATGATGAAGATGCACGGTCTTGGTGATGGGCCATATTGGATGATTACATATGGTTATTTTCTTGTATTATCAGTGATCTACATGTTGTGCTTTGTGATATTCGGCTCAGTCTTGG GATTAAAATTCTTCACCATGAATGACTACAGGATCCAATTCGTGTTTTATTTCATCTATATAAACTTACAAATATCACTGGCATTTATGTTGTCTTCTGTTTTTTCAAATGTTAAGACTGCTACAG TAAGCGCATATATTGGCGTCTTTGGAACCGGGCTATTAGGCGGATTTCTTTTCGACTATTTTCTTCAAGATTCATCATTTCCAA GAAAATGGATCATTTGTATGGAGTTGTATCCCGGGTTTGCTTTATATCGTGGATTATGGGAGTTTGCACAGTCTGCCATCACAGGCAATGATTCGGGGACTGATGGTATGCGGTGGCCGGATCTGAGCGATAGTACAAATGGAATGAAAGAGGTCTTAATTATCATGTTTGTTGAGTGGACAGTATTTCTTTTTGTTGCTTATTACATCGACCAAGTATTATCGACAGGAAGTGGAAAAAGTCCTCTTTTCTTCTTAAAAAGATTTCAGAAAAAACATCTTTCATCATTCAAGAAGCTAAGTATTCAAAGGCAGGGGTCAAAAGTTTTGGCTCACACGGGGAAACCTGATGTCATCCAAGAG AGGGAGAAGGTGGAGCAGCTTCTACTTGAGCCAACCATTAACCATGCAATTGTTTGCGATGACCTAAAAAAATTCTATCCAGGAAGAGATGGAAATCCAGGGAAATTTGCTGTGAAAGAATTGTTCCTTGCTGTGCCTCGAGGGGAATGCTTCGGTATGCTTGGTCCTAATGGGGCTGGGAAGACTTCTTTTATCAGCATG ATGATTGGTCTTACAAAGCCAACATCAGGTGCGGCATATGTTCAAGGCCTGGACATAAGAAGTCATATGGATGCAATATATACTAGCATGGGTGTATGCCCACAGCATGA CTTGCTGTGGGAAAGCTTGACAGGTAGAGAGCACCTACTTTTTTATGGAAGACTTAAAAATCTTAAGGGTTCAGCCTTGACTCAA GCAGTAGAAGAATCTTTGAAGAATTTAAACCTTTTCCATGGAGGGGTTGCTGATAAAAAAGCTGGAAAATACAGTGGAGGGATGAAGAGGAGGCTCAGTGTTGCAATTTCATTGATTGGGGACCCCaaa GTTGTTTATATGGATGAGCCAAGTACTGGATTAGACCCTGCTTCAAGGAAATGCCTATGGAATGTTATCAGGCTTGCAAAACGGGATCGTGCAATCATTCTTACCA CACATTCTATGGAAGAGGCAGAGGCGCTATGTGATCGATTAGGAATTTTTGTAGATGGTAGTTTGCAATGCATAGGAAATCCAAAGGAG CTGAAAGGCAGATATGGAGGAACCTATGTGTTCACAATGACAACATCTTCAGATCACGAGAAGGATGTGGAGAACATGGTACGACAGCTCACCCCAAATGCCAACAAGATATACCATCTCTCAGGCACCCAGAAATTTGAGCTGCCAAAAGAGGATGTTAAAATAGCGAATGTATTCCAAGCTGTTGAAGTTGCAAAAAGAAACTTCACTGTTTTTGCATGGGGTTTAGCTG